A window of the Microtus pennsylvanicus isolate mMicPen1 chromosome 4, mMicPen1.hap1, whole genome shotgun sequence genome harbors these coding sequences:
- the LOC142848857 gene encoding vomeronasal type-1 receptor 4-like: MLLKFIKEIFFFFMTVLGILGNISISVNYMISWCGGPEKKPIDLILIHLAFANFLIVFAKGLPNTMVAFGLRNFLDDVECKILIYLQRVARGVSICTSSLLTVVQAIIISPRTSGWRRLRPQSAWHILPFFLFFWILNAFISINLIHSATSRILNISQLNNEDNYCYVMLQSQKIKWIVLPLMVLRDAVFQGAMGGASGYMVFLLHKHHQHVLYLQNSKLLYRTPPELRAAQSVLLLMLCFVFFYWTDCAFSLFLSLSLAEKFLMGNIQKFLVLGYATFSPIVLIHREGLLPECWHVQLEKLGKHLSNFSIQ; encoded by the coding sequence atgctctTGAAGttcattaaagaaatattttttttcttcatgactgTGCTTGGCATACTGGGAAACATTTCTATTTCAGTGAATTATATGATCAGTTGGTGTGGAGGGCCTGAGAAGAAACCTATAGACCTCATTCTCATCCACTTGGCCTTTGCAAACTTCCTTATCGTTTTTGCAAAAGGATTGCCAAACACAATGGTAGCTTTTGGTTTGAGAAACTTCCTAGATGATGTAGAATGCAAGATCCTCATTTACCTGCAGAGGGTGGCCCGTGGGGTCTCCATCTGCACCAGCAGTCTCCTCACTGTGGTCCAGGCCATCATCATCAGTCCCAGAACATCTGGGTGGAGGAGACTCAGACCACAGTCTGCATGGCACATCCttccattctttttattcttttggataCTCAACGCTTTCATAAGTATAAACCTAATTCACTCTGCCACAAGTAGAATCCTGAATATATCACAGCTTAATAATGAAGACAACTATTGTTATGTTATGCTACAAAGTCAGAAAATAAAGTGGATTGTTCTCCCTCTCATGGTTCTGAGAGATGCTGTGTTTCAGGGAGCCATGGGAGGGgccagtggctacatggtattTCTTCTCCACAAGCACCACCAACACGTCCTTTACCTTCAGAACTCCAAGCTTCTGTACAGAACTCCCCCTGAGCTGAGAGCTGCTCAGAGTGTCCTCCTTCtgatgctctgttttgttttcttctattggaCTGACTGtgctttttctctatttttaagtcTCTCTTTAGCAGAAAAATTTTTGATGGGAAATATTCAAAAATTTCTGGTCCTTGGTTATGCTACTTTTAGCCCCATTGTGTTGATTCACAGGGAAGGACTTCTACCTGAGTGTTGGCATGTTCAGTTGGAGAAATTGGGAAAACATCTCTCTAATTTTTCTATTCAATGA